The Elaeis guineensis isolate ETL-2024a chromosome 11, EG11, whole genome shotgun sequence genomic interval ataataaagtaATATGTTATGATaatgtataatataatataatataaatataagatCTTAGTACAAGTGTTTTGGTCATTATGAAAATCTTGTTAAATCAAAAATAGCTTTTCAACATCAGCCAAGCAGAGGTTTCGGGGAGTGCAGCTTCTCCCAATTGCAAACATTTTTCAGCTTTTTGGGGATCAGAAatcatctttgattttttttaacaaaCACCAGTTCAAAAGTGCTTTTGGAGGGCTAAAAAGTGCCTATAAAAATGTTCCCAAATGGAGCCTTATTCTACTTTCTTAAAAGCTTTTTCCGTAAAAACTACTATTAGCCTAGTCCTTGATACGACTCCAGATGGTCAGTTTTGACGATTTGGTTAGGGCGCTGAAGCAGTTTAGACTTTTTATTAGATGATTGAGGTATGATAGCTATCGAGTTCGGACAAACTGGTTGGTCCTATTTTATATGCTTCATTTTCAAATTTATCTTAAGAACTACTTTTATGTTCATATATATACCTCCAAGGAAAAGAAATGATtatctttttctaaaagaaaagGTTAATAGATGTGATTAGGTAACTTTTTTTCTCGAGTGAGTGGTTAGATAACTTGTCGATGCCAAATTATGTCATTGTGTGTATATATAGTATTTCAGAGTTTAACTTACATGCGCGAAGGGATCTGTAACATTTTTCTGGCTATACAGTGGTTAATTAACTGCCACCATCCAAGAATGAACCATCGATCTTTTACGTATGCGAACCAGCTGATGAGCTGTTGATTGTTCTATGACATTCTTGAATGACTGATTCATTTCTATCTTGCTTGCTATGTTTGCATAGAGATTTGTTGTAAGTATTATTCCTTAAACTTGCGAAAGATAAACTGTATACATATTTTTGGAGATTATCAAGAAAACTTTAGGAAAAAATTCTCAGAAAGGACTAAATATTCAGTGTTTCTTTTGGTGTAATTTAAAGGATTCAAGTCACTCTTGTTTTATCAAGAAAATATATGGTTTGGTAGATGATGATTTCAATTTGGATGGTTGAATAGCATATGCTATTTCTAGTAATAGATATGTCACTCCCTTCAATCGCATCGCTCgatgtctggatgaagaagatgTTGGCTGTAGACTTAGAGAACCACTCTTCTTTCAGCCAACAAAAGAAAATACATTAGGCTTCAACAATATATATGGATTTAACTATTGGAATCATTGAGTCGTGCATTCAATGCTGTTTTGAGCAAGAATTTCCTAGCCTTTATGGCCACTTCTATCCAGACCATATGGATAATATAAACGCCACAATTTTCAAGATCCTACCCAAAATAGTATATATAAGATTAATACTTGTCCTGGGCACTACAATATTTACATTGGGCAACCAATATTTATCAGTTTATAgtcaaataattttacaatatttttCTGCAAGGAACTTATCAGCGAAATGATACATAGTTTCTTGATTCTACATCATGTTTAAACTTAAAATGCTGCTTATCTTGGACATAGTCCAAATTATAGCAGATGAATTGTAGATCTTTATACTTATTTAGAGATTATTTGACCAACCTGGAATGTACATGATAATAATATGATAAGTTGTCACAGGGATTGTTTAACTATCAAAATTTGAAAGATCTATTTGGAGATGGCATCTTTGCAGTGGATGGTGATAAATGGCGCCACCAACGAAAGCTTGCAAGCTATGAATTCACAACAAAAGTTTTAAGAGACTTTAGTGGTGCAGTTTTCCAAAGCAATGCAGCCAAGCTTGCTCATATAATTTCTAAAAGTGTGATCGttaataaaatattgaatattCAAGTAAGTTCCAACTCCATCGCATTTCATGAATCTTTTCTAATTTTATTGCTTCGATATAACCAAGTCAAAGAAAGAAGAGACCATAGTTTAAAAGTGCTCATGATTTCAATATATCTACAGGACTTGTTCATGAAGTCAACAATGGACTCCATATTTAAAGTTGGGTTTGGAATGGATCTTGACTGCTTGCATGATTCTAATGATGGCAGCATATTTGCAAATGCATTTGATGATTCAAGTGAGCTGATTATGTTACGTTATGTTAATGTCTTTTGGAAGATCATGAAGCTTTTGAATATAGGTTCTGAAGCGATACTCAAGGAAAGAATCAAAGTGGTCAATGATTTCGTATACAAGTTGATCGATAAACGAGTTGAACAATGTTCAAATGGAAGAAATGATTTAGTAAGTGGATACtggaattaaattattttaatacaaACATGCACAAGTTTATCTTGACCTCTTTCAATTATAGGTGAAGAAAGATGATATCCTATCAAGGTTTTTGGAGGAGAGCAAGAAGGATCCACAAAATATGACCTATCAGTATTTAAGAGACATAGTACTGAATTTTCTGATCGCTGGTAAAGACACCACAGCAGGCACTCTATCTTGGTTGTTCTATATGCTTTGCAAAAATCCTTCAATTCAAGAAAAGATATCTCAAGAAGTCAAGCAAGTAACTAAAGCTAATGAAGATGCAACCTTCGATGATTTCGCCAAAAGTATTACTGATGAATCTCTTAACAAGATGCACTACCTTCATGCTGCACTCTCAGAAACATTAAGATTATATCCTGCCGTTCCCTTAGTAAGTCAAAagtaaaaattatctttatcCATCCAAAGCTTAGTTAATACTGATTTGGTCATTATAATGCTGAAAAATGAGAGTCATTCCTCTTAATTCTCCCTTTTCTTGCAGGATAACAAGGTTTGCTTTTCAGATGACATTCTTCCTAATGGCTTTAATGTGAGGAAAGGGGACATCGTGTTTTATCAACCTTACGCAATGGGTAGAATGGAATACTTATGGGGTAAGGATGCCGAGTGTTTTCGACCAGAAAGGTGGCTCGATGATAATGGAATTTTCCAAGCTGAAAGTCCTTATAAGTTCACAGCCTTCCAGGTAAGAAAGCAAGAGGGTAATGCAGAaatttcattcttctttgaatCATTCGGGTaacaatttttctccaccattccATTTTGGATATTTGATTTGCAATTAGACTACTTTAcattttgataattttcattAGTCTAGTTTTTTTACTTTATAGATGGTCCATGGAATAAATATGCCGAATAGTCCGTGAATGAAGATTTTGATTTATTAGTCGTATTTGAATTAATTAATTGAGTTGCAGATGGCATGTCAAAGATCTTGATTGTCATAAATAACTTCTGAAATTCTGGTTTATATGTAGGCTGGTCCAAGAATTTGTTTGGGAAAGGAGTTCGCTTATAGACAGATGAAGATATTTGCAGCTGTCCTCCTCCGCTTCTTTGTATTCACGCTTAGTGATGAGAAAAAGGTTGCCAATTATAGAACCACCATAACCCTTCACATTGATCAGGGTCTCCATCTTCATGctgttttaagataaaaatacgtAGAATAATGTGATCTGGTGTACCAGTAATTTTGTTATGCAGAAGGACAACTGACCTGAATATAATTAAGTGAAGCGTGTGTGCTGAAATCATTGCATGAGTTGTTCATGTACTTTCCAATAAAAAATGGAGTTTGTTCGTGTACTCGATATATAAAAATGTTGATGCATGGGAAAGATTTGCCCATTTTCCATAAAACGTAAACCTGCATTAGCCTGCGATCTCATAAAGACCTTGGAAGAAAACTATGAGTCCATAACATCAGATCATTGGTTAGTTACCCATGTCAGCATGGTAATCTGCT includes:
- the LOC105054166 gene encoding cytochrome P450 704C1, with product MDFSSGLVSLSATVALGLLVLYCVSRIFRRGSNHKKRYPPVAGTVFHQFHNFRRLHDYHTELSRKHKTFKLLAPFRQQIYTSDPTVVEYILRTNFPNYGKGLFNYQNLKDLFGDGIFAVDGDKWRHQRKLASYEFTTKVLRDFSGAVFQSNAAKLAHIISKSVIVNKILNIQDLFMKSTMDSIFKVGFGMDLDCLHDSNDGSIFANAFDDSSELIMLRYVNVFWKIMKLLNIGSEAILKERIKVVNDFVYKLIDKRVEQCSNGRNDLVKKDDILSRFLEESKKDPQNMTYQYLRDIVLNFLIAGKDTTAGTLSWLFYMLCKNPSIQEKISQEVKQVTKANEDATFDDFAKSITDESLNKMHYLHAALSETLRLYPAVPLDNKVCFSDDILPNGFNVRKGDIVFYQPYAMGRMEYLWGKDAECFRPERWLDDNGIFQAESPYKFTAFQAGPRICLGKEFAYRQMKIFAAVLLRFFVFTLSDEKKVANYRTTITLHIDQGLHLHAVLR